Genomic DNA from Candidatus Nitrosopumilus koreensis AR1:
TTCAGATTATATTCTTTCCCAATTTGTCTTGTTAAAATGTAAAGGTACTCAAAATGATGTTGCAAATTTAATTCAAAATATTATAGAAAAAAAATTCCTTTAGTTGAAGAATTTGAAGATGGAACAATAATCATTCATAGAAAATTAAAAAATCCTGATCAAATTTTGATAACTCTCTATGTAAAAGGTAAACGTATGACTAAAAATGAATTAATTTCTACACTTCAAATGAGTTATGAGCAATTAGCCACTTCTGCCTTGAGAAGTTTAAAACAAAAAAATTTTGTACATGAAAGTGATTCAGGTTATGTAATAACACGTTCAGGAATAGATAAAGTTGAAAAAATTGTTCAAAACATATGATCTGCTTTAAACAACATCTTTCTATAATCCACGTTTTTGTATATCACTATACTGAACTTTAACCTGGGATCTTCTTTTTCAACCGTTATAAGCACTCAGACGGTCGGATTAGTTTTGATAATAGTCTGAATCTCTCATATAGATTACAATGTTAATTCAAATTTCTTCAAAAAAGAGTCATCGATATCCATCTTTTATCATCTAGATGGTATCATCGATGGTATTTTCATCATCTTTGATAGAATTAGCCTTGATTTTACCGATGGTATTTTCTTAATCAATGATAACAAAAGATACTATCTTCTTACATTTTTTTATCATCTTTTTTGCATCTATAGGTACGATGAAAAAAATTCACGCCTAACAATTTTTCCATCCTTCTAAAAGATGGCAAAAGATAGAAAAATTATTTATAAAAAATTCAAAATAATTTATAAATTATTTTTTTGATTCAAAACATGAAATTTTGTTTATATTCATCATTTCATAGGTGGTCTAATCTTGATTCATCTTTTGCTTATCTATGCCCAAAAGATACTATTTTCATCTCATCGATACCATCCCATCGATGAAATCCGTCTTTTTTGTATCTTTTTTTATCGATACCATTGATGAAAAAGATGTCCATCGATAACGTATCGATGGAATAATGCCTTGATTTTTTATAAATTAATTTTTGCGAGTTTCTTTGAAAATACTTTTCTAAAGAAATCTTCTCCAAGATCTTCAAAGTATTGTATGACCATTTTATCCAAGTCTGGCTTGATTGCTTCATACTCTTTTTGACTATTCTCTAGTTTCACCTGTTTTTCCTCTAGAATCTTGATCTTTTCTTCAAGTTGCTTTTTCTCAATTTGTTCTTGTTCTTCTTTCTCTATTGCAGTCTTCAAACTTAGAGGCTTTCCACATTTAGAACAAAGTTTGGCATCATAGGAGTTTGGCACATCACAAATTTTGCAGATTCTTGGCTTGTTGACCAAATCCACTCCTTTGGAACTTGACATGCCATAGTGCTTGAACATGGCCTCTTCTACATCTGAATTCATCATGTGCTCGTATCTTCCAGGCATTTTTGAGCCTGATGACCATCCGTATCTCTTCTTTTGAAGTGATTCTGTGAGAAACATTCCAGTTCTAGTAGCTCCTGTATGACGAAATAGATTTGGCCAAACTCTTTTGTGGATTTGCGCAACATCGCAAATTCTCTGTAATCTTTTTCTCATTGCAGCATACGACCATGCCTCTCCATACTTTTTGTCATCCATTGCAATCCATAATGGTGCTTCAGGATCAGAGTTGTTTGGATGTTTGTCAAAATATGATGCCAAGTCTGGCACACACTCTATCACTCTTACTGGTCTTGGACCTGTCTTTCCATCAACTACAATGATTGCACCTCTATCATCAAACTTTACGTGTTTTATTTGGCGACTCAAGATTTCCCCTGGTCTGCAAGCCAAGTCTGAAAACGTATGAACAAACGCTCTGTCTCTAAGATTCTCTCCACATGCTTTCAGTAACGAATTCTTTTCAGATTCTGTGATTAGCATATCTGCAGTCAGGTTCTCTCTTGGTTTTCTGACACGAATCCATGAAGTCTCTGTAGGATCTCCAACTTGTTTTTGGTCTCTTGAACCACGTTTTATCCATCTGTAGAAATTCTTTAGAATTTTTTTGTGGTCTGCAGTTGTGTTTGTCTCTTGTCCGCCTTTGCTGAATTTTTTGTTAAAATTGTAAACAAGCTCTTCCATGTCTTCTTTGCTTGCATCAATCCAATCTTTGTTTAGCATTCTTGAGAGACTAAGTATTGTTCCAAGAACCTTTGAGCGTCTTGC
This window encodes:
- a CDS encoding tyrosine-type recombinase/integrase, producing the protein MSKQHISSPKHCSIRLYNYDKIITRTFALMEKDLSQNNVELIKKFDRVLVNESLSDARRSKVLGTILSLSRMLNKDWIDASKEDMEELVYNFNKKFSKGGQETNTTADHKKILKNFYRWIKRGSRDQKQVGDPTETSWIRVRKPRENLTADMLITESEKNSLLKACGENLRDRAFVHTFSDLACRPGEILSRQIKHVKFDDRGAIIVVDGKTGPRPVRVIECVPDLASYFDKHPNNSDPEAPLWIAMDDKKYGEAWSYAAMRKRLQRICDVAQIHKRVWPNLFRHTGATRTGMFLTESLQKKRYGWSSGSKMPGRYEHMMNSDVEEAMFKHYGMSSSKGVDLVNKPRICKICDVPNSYDAKLCSKCGKPLSLKTAIEKEEQEQIEKKQLEEKIKILEEKQVKLENSQKEYEAIKPDLDKMVIQYFEDLGEDFFRKVFSKKLAKINL